A stretch of the Porites lutea chromosome 12, jaPorLute2.1, whole genome shotgun sequence genome encodes the following:
- the LOC140922039 gene encoding gamma-aminobutyric acid receptor subunit gamma-2-like isoform X1 codes for MEYKVEVVLKENWKDPRLAYGNASWFVRLKGNTLAKVWYPDTMIENSRKHEVDDKTRTIYLFGDGTIFMSEWIKGTLSSHMEFHSYPMDVQTLRIQFAAYSYDDNQVMYRWSKVSLTEKDMTEFYVVKEILRLEATSFITGTSGTHTAAIAEFQIRRRLQYYIMEFYFPCTVCTIASWIQFWMDVTAIGDRAGLGITTVLTEIFLLQFSNQGMPKVSYMKAAELYVVVSFGFIFMALLESALAFKASYLSIERNKQAKEREEKGDKGHSDGSILGSKEHSNGTQFHPTVPKSPRLQNTDSLICHQRVNTSSELILQELSETESSQSMEDRSSMASSATTNLGLQIDIGARVIFPLTYAGFVIGYFYTLI; via the exons ATG GAATACAAGGTTGAGGTCGTGCTTAAAGAAAACTGGAAGGATCCAAGACTTGCTTATGGCAACGCCTCATGGTTTGTCCGCCTAAAAGGTAACACGCTGGCCAAGGTTTGGTATCCTGACACAATGATTGAAAACTCTAGAAAACATGAAGTAGACGACAAGACAAGAACCATTTACCTTTTTGGGGACGGTACAATTTTCATGTCTGAGTG gattaaAGGAACACTTTCAAGCCATATGGAATTCCATAGCTACCCCATGGATGTCCAGACCTTGAGGATCCAATTCGCTGCTT ACAGTTATGATGACAACCAGGTCATGTATCGATGGTCAAAAGTTTCGTTAACAGAAAAGGATATGACGGAATTCTACGTTGTGAAAGAAATTCTCAGATTGGAGGCCACCTCCTTTATTACAGGTACCTCAG GAACCCACACAGCAGCTATCGCCGAATTTCAAATCAGACGTCGCCTTCAGTATTACATCATGgagttttattttccttgcaCAGTATGTACCATAGCTTCTTGGATCCAGTTTTGGATGGATGTAACAGCTATCGGTGACCGAGCGGGACTGGGCATAACAACAGTTTTGACAGAAATATTCCTGCTTCAGTTTAGCAACCAAGGGATGCCTAAGGTCAGTTACATGAAGGCGGCTGAGCTTTATGTCGTTGTCTCTTTCGGGTTCATCTTCATGGCTCTTCTAGAATCGGCACTGGCGTTTAAGGCAAGCTATTTGTCTATTGAACGGAATAAGCAGGCCAAAGAAAGAGAGGAGAAAGGCGACAAG gGCCACTCAGATGGATCTATCCTCGGTTCAAAGGAACATTCCAACGGAACTCAGTTTCACCCCACAGTGCCAAAATCTCCAAGGTTACAGAATACAGATTCTCTCATTTGCCACCAGCGAGTTAACACGTCTTCAGAGCTAATTCTTCAAGAACTATCAGAAACTGAAAGCAGCCAATCCATGGAGGATCGATCATCGATGGCTTCCAGTGCCACGACAAACTTGGGTCTCCAGATAGACATTGGGGCACGAGTGATATTCCCCTTAACCTATGCAGGATTCGTCATTGGATACTTCTATACCCTGATCTAG
- the LOC140922039 gene encoding gamma-aminobutyric acid receptor subunit gamma-1-like isoform X2, with the protein MEYKVEVVLKENWKDPRLAYGNASWFVRLKGNTLAKVWYPDTMIENSRKHEVDDKTRTIYLFGDGTIFMSEWIKGTLSSHMEFHSYPMDVQTLRIQFAAYSYDDNQVMYRWSKVSLTEKDMTEFYVVKEILRLEATSFITGTHTAAIAEFQIRRRLQYYIMEFYFPCTVCTIASWIQFWMDVTAIGDRAGLGITTVLTEIFLLQFSNQGMPKVSYMKAAELYVVVSFGFIFMALLESALAFKASYLSIERNKQAKEREEKGDKGHSDGSILGSKEHSNGTQFHPTVPKSPRLQNTDSLICHQRVNTSSELILQELSETESSQSMEDRSSMASSATTNLGLQIDIGARVIFPLTYAGFVIGYFYTLI; encoded by the exons ATG GAATACAAGGTTGAGGTCGTGCTTAAAGAAAACTGGAAGGATCCAAGACTTGCTTATGGCAACGCCTCATGGTTTGTCCGCCTAAAAGGTAACACGCTGGCCAAGGTTTGGTATCCTGACACAATGATTGAAAACTCTAGAAAACATGAAGTAGACGACAAGACAAGAACCATTTACCTTTTTGGGGACGGTACAATTTTCATGTCTGAGTG gattaaAGGAACACTTTCAAGCCATATGGAATTCCATAGCTACCCCATGGATGTCCAGACCTTGAGGATCCAATTCGCTGCTT ACAGTTATGATGACAACCAGGTCATGTATCGATGGTCAAAAGTTTCGTTAACAGAAAAGGATATGACGGAATTCTACGTTGTGAAAGAAATTCTCAGATTGGAGGCCACCTCCTTTATTACAG GAACCCACACAGCAGCTATCGCCGAATTTCAAATCAGACGTCGCCTTCAGTATTACATCATGgagttttattttccttgcaCAGTATGTACCATAGCTTCTTGGATCCAGTTTTGGATGGATGTAACAGCTATCGGTGACCGAGCGGGACTGGGCATAACAACAGTTTTGACAGAAATATTCCTGCTTCAGTTTAGCAACCAAGGGATGCCTAAGGTCAGTTACATGAAGGCGGCTGAGCTTTATGTCGTTGTCTCTTTCGGGTTCATCTTCATGGCTCTTCTAGAATCGGCACTGGCGTTTAAGGCAAGCTATTTGTCTATTGAACGGAATAAGCAGGCCAAAGAAAGAGAGGAGAAAGGCGACAAG gGCCACTCAGATGGATCTATCCTCGGTTCAAAGGAACATTCCAACGGAACTCAGTTTCACCCCACAGTGCCAAAATCTCCAAGGTTACAGAATACAGATTCTCTCATTTGCCACCAGCGAGTTAACACGTCTTCAGAGCTAATTCTTCAAGAACTATCAGAAACTGAAAGCAGCCAATCCATGGAGGATCGATCATCGATGGCTTCCAGTGCCACGACAAACTTGGGTCTCCAGATAGACATTGGGGCACGAGTGATATTCCCCTTAACCTATGCAGGATTCGTCATTGGATACTTCTATACCCTGATCTAG
- the LOC140921652 gene encoding inaD-like protein: MLKVCDDKISVTPVPYKMTLTKDDPAKIKPFTETTITLTKETAGLGLGIVGGSDTYLREVVINVLEPGGAAAKDGRLAVGDQILAVNGESLQNMSHKKAVSALRLASSPVRITIYREDPESIFTSSEEPSAIFEVNLVKSITDYIGLSILARKDKKGVFVTYVSEDGIAYREGSIHQGDKLLEVNGVNLKKSSQEEACKALRCTFGRVNIKVGRIPSLYDSLISSTTKQSYINHGLEDEGGLKSNFRRWNSYGWGQKKTKKSKIPRENGNDAPSRRRSLSCRDYGRDSDFDLEGLERVSSERDVRGNAPTLKSSAKNEQPKERFRYIHPDRIELTLALDHQQKQKSCRKEDYV; the protein is encoded by the exons ATGCTGAAAGTCTGCGACGACAAAATTTCAGTGACTCCTGTGCCCTACAAAATGACTTTGACTAAAG ATGATCCCGCTAAAATAAAGCCATTCACGGAGACTACTATTACGCTAACGAAGGAGACGGCAGGCCTTGGTCTTGGAATTGTTGGCGGATCAGATACTTACTTG AGAGAAGTTGTCATCAATGTTTTGGAGCCTGGAGGCGCGGCAGCTAAGGATGGAAGACTTGCTGTTGGGGACCAGATCCTCGCG GTCAATGGCGAAAGTCTTCAAAATATGAGCCATAAAAAAGCAGTGTCCGCCTTGAGATTGGCATCGTCTCCTGTTAGGATAACAATTTACCGTGAAGATCCTGAGTCAATTTTCACTTCATCTGAAG AACCCTCAGCAATATTTGAAGTGAATTTGGTAAAGTCTATCACCGATTACATTGGGCTTAGCATTCTCGCAAGAAA GGACAAGAAAGGAGTATTTGTCACTTACGTG TCAGAGGACGGCATTGCTTACAGGGAGGGCTCAATTCACCAGGGAGACAAGTTGCTCGAAGTTAATGGCGTAAATCTCAAGAAAAGCTCTCAGGAAGAAGCGTGTAAAGCTCTTAGG TGCACCTTCGGAAGAGTGAATATCAAGGTAGGGCGAATTCCGTCGCTGTACGATTCTCTCATTTCTTCCACAACCAAGCAATCCTACATAAACCATGGGCTTGAAGACGAAGGAG GACTTAAATCGAATTTTCGTCGATGGAATAGCTATGGATGGGGGCAAAAGAAGACGAAAAAGAGCAAAATACCTCGTGAAAATGGCAATGATGCCCCTTCAAGAAGAAGATCGCTAAGCTGCCGAGATTATGGCCGAGATTCTGACTTTGACTTAGAAGGACTGGAACGAGTTTCTTCTGAACGTGATGTAAGAG GAAATGctccaactttaaaatccagCGCAAAAAATGAGCAACCGAAGGAGAGGTTTAGATATATACATCCGGACAGGATTGAATTGACTCTTGCACTGGATcatcaacaaaaacaaaaatcctGTCGAAAGGAAG ATTATGTTTAA